A stretch of DNA from Hirundo rustica isolate bHirRus1 chromosome 1, bHirRus1.pri.v3, whole genome shotgun sequence:
TGGAAAAGTGGCTCAGAGAGCTGTACTGGCACTCGCAGTGCCTGCATTTCAGACCGCCCTTGTTTTCAGAAGGCGCTGGCTCCAGCTCACCGCAGCACCTTACTTCAGACACTCCTGTTGCTTGCAGGACTCTCCCTGCCGGGGACGTCACCGATGGACTGTGGACGCTTAGCAGAGAGCAGCGAGGAGATCTGCGGCCCGGGCGCAGGCCCCGAttccccgctgccctcctccGGCGGCAGCAATTCCCGCCTGCCCTCGGCGGCCTcgccgcgggccggggccgctccgggccgccccgccgccgccaaCGCGGCCCGGGAGCGCAGCCGGGTGCAGACCCTGCGCCACGCCTTCCTCGAGCTGCAGAGGACTCTGCCCTCCGTGCCGCCCGACACCAAGCTCTCCAAGCTGGACGTGCTCCTCCTGGCCACCACCTACATCGCGCACCTCACCCGCAGCCTCCAGGACGAGGAGGAGTCGCCGGGAGAAGGCTTGGGCGCGCTCCGCGGGGATGGATACCTGCACCCCGTCAAGGTaggagagctgaggagcagccgCCACCGTCCGCCAGTGAGTGAGTACGCTGGCCTTAGATACGTAATTCAAACGAAAGATTTCAAGTTCCCGTACCTTGCCTAGAGGTGTTACGTGGAAATTCTGCCTGGACAAACCGCTGCGCTTAGGTCTCAGGGGTGTGATGGAAATATCTTGGAGCTTTGTTCCTCCAGCTTCGGGGACTTTGCACCGAAGTATCAAATCTGGTGCAGATCCAAACCTGGTTTTGGAAGTGAGGGTTAGCACCACAGGAGTAGGTGCATCTTCTTGGTCCCTGTGTGGAAACCTCGGTGATGCCCACAGACCCACTGGATGCTGCTGTGAGGGGTCCATGTGGTGAggtgacactgtcccacagcgGTGATCCTGCCACGGCTGGGCCCGCCTCGGTTCTGCTGCCCAGGCAGCCCCGTGCAGACAGCGGCGTTAATTACCAGCCGTGTATTAATTACTTCCACTAAAGTGCTTTTCTGAAGCATTGCCCTGGTTGGTATATGCTCTTCCTTTCGTCCAAAAAGATCACAGCTATGCAGAAGGGATGAGAAAGGGGAACTGCTCTTGGAGAGGATTGGGCTGGAAACTCTTTCCAAATGCAGGGCTCACTGACTGATGGGGCTCAGACACCGCAGGGTGTTTTCTTTGGCTCTGCTCACAGGGAGCGACTCAGAGCACTGgggtgttttcttttctttttttattatttttttaaattttattttaagagtcTGAATTCAGAATGATTTAATTAAGATTAATTTGTGAAGTAATCTCTAATTTCTAAGAAGGGCCTAATTCACA
This window harbors:
- the TCF24 gene encoding transcription factor 24, which codes for MDCGRLAESSEEICGPGAGPDSPLPSSGGSNSRLPSAASPRAGAAPGRPAAANAARERSRVQTLRHAFLELQRTLPSVPPDTKLSKLDVLLLATTYIAHLTRSLQDEEESPGEGLGALRGDGYLHPVKKWPMRSRLYIGATGQFLTHSAQGDSANHGETSTSSQI